A section of the Cohaesibacter intestini genome encodes:
- a CDS encoding universal stress protein, whose protein sequence is MFKRIMAPVDLAHVERLGTALDCAADLAKHWGVPIVYVGVTSSAPSNLAHNPKEFGQKLDAFAKAEAAKHGVETSAHTAIAHDPATEIDDALMRAISDTESDLVVMASHVPNVMDYIWPSNGGSLAEHAKCSVMVVRP, encoded by the coding sequence ATGTTCAAAAGAATAATGGCACCGGTCGATTTGGCTCATGTCGAGAGGCTTGGCACAGCTCTCGACTGTGCTGCCGATTTGGCAAAACACTGGGGCGTGCCGATTGTGTATGTGGGGGTCACGTCGTCCGCTCCCAGCAACTTGGCGCACAACCCAAAAGAGTTCGGCCAGAAGCTTGACGCATTTGCTAAGGCGGAGGCTGCCAAGCACGGCGTCGAAACGTCGGCGCATACTGCGATCGCGCATGACCCGGCAACCGAGATCGACGATGCGCTGATGCGTGCCATCAGCGACACCGAGTCCGATCTCGTCGTCATGGCTAGCCACGTGCCGAACGTCATGGACTATATCTGGCCGTCGAACGGCGGCAGTCTAGCGGAACATGCAAAATGCTCAGTGATGGTGGTGCGGCCATGA
- a CDS encoding BCCT family transporter: MSDNTSLEETSGIPAPEGASDLIDTDYEIGQDNIETNIGPFGLDIHNPVFLISGLSVVAFVVYALLAPQQAADFFGWLRPALTSTFDGFFLSAANIFVLFCLALIVLPVGSVRLGGADAEPDYGYLGWFAMLFAAGMGIGLMFFGVLEPAYYFGTPWGDAPLGAVRPFTEDGTLIPENVEAAKRMALAATSFHWALHPWAIYAVVALALALFSFNKGLPLSMRSAFYPILGERVWGWWGHVIDIIAVFATLFGLATSLGLGAQQANAGLEFVYGIPSSVTVQVILIIGITSIALVSVLRGLDGGVKILSEINMVVAIALLLFVLFTAGAVGIFTDFTKTLVAYAQEVVPLSNPFGRSDDGFREGWTAFYWAWWISWSPFVGMFIARVSRGRTVREFVICVLIIPSIVCIFWMAVFGGTAINDMIANLGDSAVKANVIDAYKPELSLFAMLESLPLAAITSTVGIVLVIVFFVTSSDSGSLVIDTITAGGKIDAPVPQRVFWCTFEGLVAIVLLIGGGLGSLQAMVISTGLPFTLVLLLMCWCIFKGLRQEYKHV, from the coding sequence ATGTCAGATAATACGAGCTTAGAGGAAACCTCGGGGATCCCCGCGCCAGAGGGCGCGTCTGATCTCATTGACACCGATTATGAGATCGGTCAGGACAATATCGAAACAAACATCGGCCCCTTTGGGCTGGACATTCACAACCCGGTCTTTCTGATTTCGGGGTTGAGTGTCGTGGCCTTTGTTGTCTATGCGTTGCTGGCCCCGCAGCAGGCGGCCGACTTCTTTGGCTGGCTCCGACCGGCACTGACATCCACCTTTGACGGCTTTTTCCTGTCGGCGGCGAACATTTTCGTTTTGTTCTGCCTCGCTTTGATTGTGTTGCCCGTCGGGTCCGTCCGTCTGGGGGGAGCCGACGCGGAACCCGATTACGGATATCTCGGCTGGTTTGCGATGCTCTTTGCTGCCGGTATGGGCATCGGGCTGATGTTCTTCGGTGTTTTGGAGCCGGCCTACTATTTCGGCACCCCTTGGGGGGACGCGCCATTGGGTGCCGTGCGCCCATTCACCGAGGATGGCACTCTGATACCGGAAAATGTGGAAGCTGCGAAGCGTATGGCGCTGGCCGCGACCTCATTCCACTGGGCATTGCACCCATGGGCCATCTATGCCGTCGTGGCGCTCGCATTGGCGTTGTTCAGCTTTAACAAAGGTCTGCCGCTTTCCATGCGCTCGGCCTTTTACCCGATCCTGGGGGAACGTGTCTGGGGTTGGTGGGGCCACGTGATCGACATCATCGCGGTCTTTGCCACACTCTTCGGTCTTGCGACCTCTCTTGGCCTGGGCGCACAACAGGCCAATGCCGGGCTGGAGTTTGTCTATGGTATTCCGAGCAGTGTAACCGTTCAGGTTATCCTCATCATCGGTATCACCTCCATTGCACTGGTCTCTGTCCTGCGAGGGCTTGACGGCGGGGTCAAGATTCTGTCCGAGATCAACATGGTGGTGGCAATTGCGCTCCTGCTCTTCGTTTTGTTCACCGCAGGGGCCGTTGGCATCTTTACCGATTTTACCAAAACGCTCGTTGCCTATGCCCAAGAGGTGGTGCCGCTATCCAATCCCTTCGGGCGTTCGGATGATGGTTTCCGCGAAGGCTGGACTGCCTTCTATTGGGCCTGGTGGATTTCCTGGTCACCATTCGTGGGCATGTTCATTGCTCGTGTTTCGCGTGGTCGGACAGTCCGTGAATTTGTCATCTGCGTGCTGATTATCCCGTCAATTGTCTGCATCTTCTGGATGGCCGTGTTCGGGGGAACCGCGATCAACGACATGATTGCAAATCTCGGCGACAGCGCGGTGAAGGCCAACGTGATCGATGCCTACAAACCGGAATTGTCACTGTTTGCAATGCTGGAAAGCCTTCCGCTCGCAGCAATCACCTCAACGGTCGGTATCGTGCTGGTGATCGTGTTCTTCGTCACCTCGTCGGATTCAGGCTCGCTGGTAATCGACACGATCACGGCTGGTGGCAAGATCGATGCGCCGGTGCCACAACGGGTTTTCTGGTGTACCTTCGAAGGGTTGGTCGCCATCGTCCTCCTGATCGGTGGCGGCTTGGGGTCGTTGCAGGCGATGGTCATTTCGACTGGTCTGCCTTTCACACTCGTTCTGCTGTTGATGTGTTGGTGTATCTTCAAAGGCCTCAGGCAGGAATATAAACACGTCTGA
- a CDS encoding LacI family DNA-binding transcriptional regulator gives MASETSPTPATVIQHVTIRDVAAKAGVSVTTASRALNGTGRMSEDTRLRVQQIAKDLDYRPNTMARGLVQQRSFTLGLLTDDTYGRFTLPVAAGLSSAMTDRGVSVFLSAGEKEPKRMQLNLRAMEEKRVDGLVITGKRIDRALPVDVSRLGMPVVYVYSKCPDGSIGFVPDDFNAARIATQHLISLGRRKIAHITGMSSFEAAHLRGAGWKAALEEAGLAPHCEAIFGNWTEEHGYETAYRLFETAADRPDAIFCGNDQIARGVVDAFSHMGIKVPDDVAIVGFDNWEVFAKATRPPLTTVDMGLTCLGKSAGLALLDMIEGKQIDSGLRKLPCSLVVRQSCGGTGSE, from the coding sequence GTGGCTTCAGAAACAAGTCCAACCCCAGCAACGGTGATCCAACATGTCACCATCCGGGACGTCGCTGCGAAAGCCGGTGTCAGTGTGACGACTGCGTCGCGGGCACTGAATGGGACAGGGCGGATGTCGGAAGACACACGCTTGCGGGTGCAACAGATTGCCAAAGATCTGGACTATCGCCCGAACACCATGGCGCGCGGCCTCGTTCAGCAGCGGTCCTTCACCCTTGGTTTGCTCACCGATGACACCTATGGGCGATTTACCCTTCCGGTTGCTGCTGGACTATCCTCGGCCATGACGGATCGAGGTGTCTCGGTGTTTCTGAGCGCTGGTGAAAAAGAGCCAAAACGGATGCAGCTCAATTTGCGCGCCATGGAAGAGAAGAGGGTTGACGGTCTGGTGATCACCGGCAAGCGCATCGATCGCGCGTTGCCGGTTGACGTTTCTCGGCTCGGGATGCCGGTCGTCTATGTCTATTCCAAATGCCCGGACGGTTCGATCGGGTTCGTGCCTGATGATTTCAACGCCGCCAGAATTGCGACCCAACATTTGATCTCACTGGGACGACGCAAGATTGCGCATATCACTGGCATGTCGTCTTTTGAAGCCGCGCATCTGCGCGGTGCAGGATGGAAGGCCGCCCTTGAGGAGGCCGGGCTTGCGCCCCACTGCGAAGCCATCTTCGGCAACTGGACCGAAGAGCATGGTTACGAAACGGCTTACAGACTTTTTGAAACCGCTGCGGATCGACCCGATGCGATTTTTTGCGGAAACGACCAGATTGCAAGAGGCGTTGTCGATGCCTTTTCGCATATGGGGATCAAGGTCCCCGATGATGTAGCCATTGTCGGCTTCGACAATTGGGAAGTTTTTGCCAAAGCAACGCGCCCACCGCTGACGACGGTGGATATGGGGCTCACCTGTTTGGGCAAGAGTGCAGGGTTAGCACTGCTCGACATGATTGAAGGCAAGCAAATCGATTCCGGTTTGAGAAAGCTGCCTTGTAGTCTGGTCGTGCGACAGTCCTGTGGAGGAACGGGGTCCGAGTAA
- a CDS encoding ABC transporter substrate-binding protein, with product MTLKALLGGVAIAALALPGLAQAETFSLWVRSDGSEFMPKLVEAFNAKGEDKAELQIVPVNELVQKYAIAAAGGSQPDALSLDLIYTPSFAMAGQLKDMTAFAKGLPYYDKLSKAHLSVGTYDGKIYGMPFSADASVLIWNKNLFKKAGLDPEKAPTNWEEIRKDAEAVAALGDETYGFYFSGNCGGCNIFTFTPLVWASGGNLFEDQGGTATVKTPQMKDAIEFYRGMVKDGLVPAGSQTDAGVNFFAAFAGGNIGLAPSGSFAIGALNNQYPDLKYGVTYLPGKDGDWSSFAGGDNIVVSAATDDEKMPAIQAFIEFAYSPEGQTILAKNGSLPVRADVAEVALDGLDARYLIAAKAMDRGRTPYSPVFNDLINSQNGPWVTMLNKAFFAESSEDVDEAMDDAQEEMQSIIDSSR from the coding sequence GTGACTCTTAAAGCATTACTCGGTGGTGTTGCCATTGCCGCGCTCGCACTGCCCGGCCTGGCGCAGGCAGAAACCTTTTCTCTCTGGGTCCGTTCCGACGGATCGGAATTCATGCCAAAGCTCGTGGAAGCCTTCAACGCCAAGGGAGAAGACAAGGCCGAACTGCAAATCGTGCCCGTCAACGAGCTGGTGCAGAAATATGCCATCGCTGCGGCTGGCGGATCCCAGCCGGACGCCCTGTCTCTCGATCTGATCTATACGCCGTCTTTTGCAATGGCCGGTCAGCTCAAGGACATGACCGCGTTTGCCAAAGGTCTGCCCTATTATGACAAGCTGTCCAAGGCGCATCTGAGCGTTGGCACCTACGACGGCAAGATCTACGGCATGCCTTTCTCGGCCGATGCCTCGGTTCTGATCTGGAACAAAAATCTCTTCAAGAAAGCCGGCCTTGATCCAGAAAAAGCGCCGACCAACTGGGAGGAAATCCGCAAGGATGCCGAAGCGGTTGCCGCGCTCGGTGATGAAACATACGGCTTCTATTTCTCCGGCAATTGCGGCGGCTGTAACATCTTCACCTTCACACCGCTGGTCTGGGCCTCGGGGGGCAATCTGTTTGAGGATCAGGGTGGAACCGCAACGGTGAAAACGCCGCAAATGAAAGACGCGATCGAGTTTTACCGTGGCATGGTCAAGGACGGACTGGTGCCTGCCGGATCGCAGACCGATGCTGGTGTGAACTTCTTCGCAGCCTTTGCGGGCGGCAATATCGGCCTTGCTCCATCCGGGTCTTTTGCGATCGGCGCGCTCAACAACCAATATCCTGATCTCAAATATGGCGTGACCTATTTGCCGGGTAAAGACGGCGACTGGTCCTCCTTTGCCGGGGGGGACAACATCGTCGTATCAGCCGCGACCGACGATGAAAAAATGCCAGCCATTCAGGCCTTTATTGAATTTGCCTACTCGCCGGAAGGTCAGACGATACTTGCCAAAAACGGCTCGCTTCCGGTTCGCGCCGACGTTGCCGAGGTAGCTCTTGACGGGCTTGATGCGCGGTATCTGATTGCCGCCAAGGCAATGGATCGTGGCCGGACACCCTACAGCCCGGTCTTCAACGACCTGATCAACTCTCAGAACGGGCCATGGGTTACCATGCTCAACAAGGCCTTCTTTGCTGAAAGCAGCGAAGACGTCGATGAAGCCATGGACGACGCACAAGAAGAAATGCAGTCCATCATCGATAGCTCCCGGTAA
- a CDS encoding carbohydrate ABC transporter permease, producing MTDSLTAGPETAVPKGRKRRRLAQWNGFLFVLPALLLVIIFFLVPLGMAAWMSLHKWPLMGFPRWIGFDNYERLLTDKSFWSSLWFTIQYTVVITIGLLGVAMGLALIVQGQGKAVSLYRTIFFLPVVTGFASAALLWVWLSNVDTGLFSPLAQDIGLTTDRVNILANFTPAFWSVIAMVIWKMAGFFMVILMSGLQSIPTDYIEAARIDGAKWPQRFRYIIMPLIRKPFALALILCISGSMLAFDQFYIILNGGPQNSTVTAVYKIFNESFISFRLGYGAALSMVLLLILLVLSIIQLTLLSDKEAKK from the coding sequence ATGACCGACAGTCTTACGGCAGGGCCAGAGACAGCTGTGCCCAAGGGACGCAAACGGCGCAGACTGGCCCAATGGAACGGGTTTTTGTTCGTGCTTCCGGCGTTGCTCCTCGTCATTATTTTCTTTCTTGTCCCGCTTGGCATGGCCGCCTGGATGTCCCTGCACAAATGGCCCTTGATGGGCTTTCCGCGCTGGATTGGCTTTGATAATTACGAACGCCTTCTGACCGACAAGAGTTTCTGGTCATCACTTTGGTTCACCATTCAATATACAGTGGTGATCACCATCGGTCTGCTGGGTGTCGCCATGGGGCTGGCACTGATCGTTCAGGGGCAGGGCAAGGCCGTTTCCCTGTACCGGACAATCTTCTTTCTGCCCGTCGTCACAGGCTTTGCCTCGGCTGCTTTGTTGTGGGTTTGGTTGTCAAATGTTGACACCGGTCTGTTTTCCCCCTTGGCCCAAGACATCGGTCTGACCACTGACAGGGTGAATATTCTCGCCAATTTCACCCCTGCCTTCTGGTCGGTAATTGCCATGGTCATCTGGAAGATGGCGGGTTTCTTCATGGTCATCCTGATGAGTGGCCTGCAATCCATTCCGACAGATTACATCGAGGCGGCCCGCATTGATGGCGCCAAGTGGCCACAAAGGTTCCGCTACATCATCATGCCGCTGATCCGCAAACCCTTTGCCCTTGCGCTGATCCTGTGCATCTCGGGGTCCATGCTGGCCTTTGACCAATTCTACATCATTCTCAATGGTGGACCGCAAAACAGCACGGTGACCGCGGTTTACAAGATCTTCAACGAGAGCTTCATTTCCTTCCGCCTTGGTTACGGAGCCGCCCTTTCGATGGTGTTGCTGTTGATCCTGTTGGTTCTCAGCATCATCCAACTGACCCTCCTGAGCGACAAGGAGGCAAAGAAATGA
- a CDS encoding carbohydrate ABC transporter permease — protein MNAMTMQHKQAQKDAPAPRKGRYRYHKLLFHVTATLVSLLFLAPLVWVVLSSFRSPVEATTPPLPPWPRDGFSIDSYDRLENFGQSVFHYAGNSLFVSVGTSVLTIVVALLAGYGFSRYRFPLKNFIFVLILSTMMIPFQSILTPLFLLLAKLGLQNTLIGLVLIYTTLQLPFSVFMMRNAFDAVPKEIEEAARVDGVKGWRMLVQVMGPLVLPGIVTVGLFAFLNAWNEFLAALVLLTDQSKFTMPVLMTAVRYGRFGSVDWGAVQAGVTLMMIPCMILFLILQRSYIRGLTAGAVK, from the coding sequence ATGAACGCAATGACCATGCAGCACAAACAGGCTCAAAAGGATGCTCCGGCACCCCGCAAAGGGCGCTATCGTTATCACAAGCTGCTGTTCCACGTCACAGCGACGCTGGTGTCGCTGCTGTTTCTCGCACCGCTTGTCTGGGTGGTGCTATCAAGCTTTCGCTCCCCGGTGGAGGCAACCACCCCGCCTTTGCCGCCATGGCCTCGGGATGGATTCAGCATCGATAGCTATGACAGGCTGGAAAATTTCGGGCAGTCGGTTTTTCATTATGCGGGCAACTCGCTGTTTGTGTCTGTCGGGACTTCCGTGCTGACCATCGTGGTTGCTCTGCTCGCGGGCTATGGCTTCTCGCGCTATCGGTTTCCCCTCAAAAACTTCATTTTCGTGTTGATCCTGTCGACGATGATGATCCCGTTTCAGTCAATCCTGACGCCCCTGTTCCTGTTGCTGGCAAAGCTTGGACTTCAGAACACCCTCATCGGGCTGGTCCTGATCTATACAACGCTGCAATTGCCTTTTTCCGTTTTCATGATGCGCAATGCGTTTGATGCGGTGCCAAAGGAAATCGAGGAAGCGGCCCGCGTGGATGGCGTGAAGGGCTGGCGGATGCTGGTTCAGGTGATGGGGCCTCTGGTTCTGCCCGGCATCGTCACCGTGGGATTGTTCGCCTTCCTCAATGCATGGAACGAGTTTCTTGCCGCGCTGGTGCTGCTCACCGACCAGAGCAAGTTCACCATGCCGGTTCTCATGACCGCCGTGCGCTATGGGCGTTTCGGCTCTGTCGACTGGGGGGCTGTTCAGGCTGGTGTCACCCTGATGATGATCCCCTGCATGATCCTCTTTCTCATTCTTCAAAGATCCTACATCCGGGGTCTTACGGCTGGCGCCGTCAAATAG
- a CDS encoding glycoside hydrolase family 127 protein produces the protein MKTQQTNTTTGVIPPKAKFRPLAVNQIDVGGFFGPKIDVIATTTAKILLDRCMKARMLEQVDPDLPNPGIVIPFQHNNTVTTQMFWDSDFGKSIETAAYALNRHRDAELEAQVDAIIDAYGRLQDEDGYLNSWYQRIEPGKRWTNLRDRHELYNAGHLMEGAIAYYHATGKRKFLDIMCRYANCIDATFGPEASKKRGYPGHPELELALVKLGRVTGEQRYLDLAKFFVDVRGEEPNYFDAEAYARGESPEDFHFSTLEYCQAHKPVREQREVVGHAVRAAYLYAGMADVATEFSDDSLDPALNALWEHLTERNLYVTGGFGPSKDNEGLTFDYDLPNDSAYAETCAAVALVFWASRMLGREPDARYSDVMERALYNNVLAGLSDNGSQFFYDNPLESHGHHHRWQWHRCPCCPPNVSRLLASIGTYFYGVSDDEIAVHLYCQNRADLQVAGTSLTLTQTTTYPVDGLVEFDFHLDKPTRFTVSLRVPEWAGSHSLCLNGAPIEAKADKGYLRLERIWQTGDKLSLELDMQPQKLFANTQIAHDQGRVALLRGPIVYCVEGVDHDAPLNCYVVKDTASIQTTGSAFWPDTMLLDVDALVEYRFDEALYTTAPPERKSAKLNAIPYYLWDNREPGEMLVWLRREA, from the coding sequence ATGAAAACACAACAAACCAACACGACCACGGGCGTCATCCCTCCCAAGGCGAAATTCCGTCCGCTTGCGGTCAATCAGATTGACGTTGGGGGCTTTTTCGGCCCCAAGATTGACGTGATCGCCACCACAACAGCGAAGATCCTTTTGGATCGCTGCATGAAAGCCCGGATGTTGGAGCAGGTCGACCCGGATCTGCCCAATCCCGGCATTGTTATTCCGTTCCAGCACAACAACACCGTCACCACGCAAATGTTCTGGGACTCAGATTTCGGCAAGAGCATCGAGACAGCGGCTTACGCGCTCAATCGCCATCGCGATGCCGAACTGGAAGCACAGGTCGACGCCATTATTGACGCCTACGGCCGTTTGCAGGATGAGGACGGGTATCTCAATTCCTGGTATCAACGCATTGAACCGGGCAAGCGCTGGACCAACCTTAGGGATCGGCATGAGCTTTACAATGCGGGCCATCTGATGGAAGGGGCAATCGCCTATTACCATGCGACGGGCAAACGCAAATTTCTCGATATCATGTGTCGCTATGCAAACTGCATCGACGCGACCTTTGGCCCTGAGGCGAGCAAAAAACGTGGCTATCCGGGGCATCCCGAACTGGAACTGGCTCTGGTCAAGCTCGGGCGTGTGACCGGTGAACAGCGCTATCTGGATCTGGCGAAATTCTTTGTCGACGTTCGCGGCGAGGAGCCGAACTATTTTGATGCTGAAGCCTATGCTCGGGGCGAAAGCCCAGAGGACTTTCATTTCTCGACACTGGAATATTGTCAGGCGCACAAGCCCGTGCGCGAGCAACGCGAAGTGGTTGGCCACGCCGTGCGCGCCGCCTATCTCTATGCGGGCATGGCCGACGTGGCGACCGAATTTTCCGACGATAGCCTTGATCCGGCGCTGAATGCCCTCTGGGAGCATTTGACCGAGCGAAATCTCTATGTCACAGGCGGCTTTGGGCCATCGAAAGACAATGAAGGGCTGACCTTCGATTATGATCTGCCCAACGATTCCGCCTACGCCGAAACCTGTGCTGCGGTGGCTCTTGTCTTCTGGGCCAGCCGCATGCTTGGCCGAGAGCCTGATGCGCGCTATTCCGACGTCATGGAGCGGGCGCTTTACAACAATGTGCTGGCCGGTCTGTCTGACAATGGCAGCCAGTTCTTCTACGACAACCCGCTGGAAAGCCATGGACACCATCATCGTTGGCAATGGCATCGTTGCCCCTGTTGCCCACCCAATGTGTCACGGCTTCTGGCCTCCATTGGCACCTATTTCTACGGGGTGTCCGATGATGAGATTGCCGTGCATCTCTATTGCCAAAACAGAGCTGATCTTCAAGTCGCAGGCACGAGCCTGACTCTTACGCAAACCACAACCTATCCTGTCGATGGCCTTGTCGAGTTTGACTTTCATCTCGACAAACCCACCCGCTTCACAGTGTCCCTGCGTGTTCCGGAATGGGCTGGCAGCCATTCCCTTTGCCTGAATGGCGCGCCAATTGAAGCCAAAGCGGACAAGGGCTATCTGCGGCTTGAGCGCATTTGGCAGACAGGCGACAAGCTGTCACTCGAGCTCGACATGCAGCCGCAAAAGCTCTTTGCCAACACACAGATCGCCCACGATCAGGGCCGTGTTGCCTTATTAAGGGGGCCGATCGTCTATTGTGTTGAAGGGGTAGATCATGACGCGCCTTTGAATTGCTATGTCGTCAAGGATACCGCTTCGATCCAAACCACCGGATCTGCATTTTGGCCCGACACAATGCTTCTCGATGTCGATGCGCTGGTTGAGTATCGCTTTGATGAAGCCCTCTACACCACCGCACCACCAGAGCGCAAATCCGCAAAACTCAACGCAATCCCCTATTATCTTTGGGATAATCGCGAGCCCGGCGAAATGCTTGTCTGGCTGCGTAGGGAGGCATGA
- a CDS encoding ABC transporter ATP-binding protein — MNEQVNLHHIQKQAGVRLKRVSKSFGTVQVIRDVDLEIEGGEFVVFVGPSGCGKSTLLRLIAGLEEVTCGDVLIAGKDVTEEDPSDRGIAMVFQTYALYPHMTVAQNMGFGLKVAGRSKSDVAAKVQQAADVLQLNDYLDRRPGQLSGGQRQRVAIGRAIVRDPDVFLFDEPLSNLDAELRVDMRIEIARLHQKLGNTMIYVTHDQTEAMTLADKIVVLRDGRIEQVGSPSDLYDDPDNMFVGGFIGSPKMNFLDGIMRSDGVEVAGIVLETTALTNRPPDGTPVFVGIRPEHWHLSEDGQPPVPFHVGFSEFLGGASYLYGNIGEKSCTVNVERGAISPRGSMLGLGVDKNHICLFDQDEQRIR, encoded by the coding sequence ATGAATGAGCAAGTGAATCTGCATCACATACAGAAACAGGCTGGCGTGCGCCTGAAGCGGGTCAGCAAATCCTTCGGAACGGTTCAGGTCATCCGCGATGTGGATCTTGAAATTGAAGGCGGCGAGTTCGTCGTCTTTGTCGGACCATCCGGATGCGGCAAATCCACGCTTCTGCGTTTGATTGCAGGGCTTGAGGAGGTGACGTGCGGGGATGTGTTGATCGCGGGCAAGGATGTGACGGAAGAAGATCCGTCTGATCGCGGGATTGCTATGGTCTTTCAGACATATGCTCTATATCCGCACATGACGGTCGCACAGAATATGGGCTTTGGCCTCAAGGTTGCCGGGCGTTCCAAATCGGACGTTGCGGCAAAGGTCCAGCAGGCTGCGGACGTGCTGCAACTGAACGACTATCTGGATCGACGACCGGGCCAGCTTTCGGGGGGACAGCGCCAACGCGTCGCCATCGGTCGCGCCATTGTCCGTGATCCGGATGTGTTTTTGTTCGACGAACCGCTCTCCAACCTCGATGCGGAGTTGCGCGTCGACATGCGCATTGAGATCGCCCGCCTTCACCAGAAACTGGGCAACACGATGATCTATGTGACCCATGACCAGACCGAAGCGATGACGCTGGCCGACAAGATCGTGGTTCTGCGTGATGGCCGCATCGAACAGGTTGGCTCGCCATCCGACTTGTATGACGATCCCGACAATATGTTTGTCGGAGGCTTCATCGGCAGTCCGAAGATGAATTTCCTCGACGGTATCATGCGCTCCGATGGCGTCGAGGTCGCAGGCATAGTGCTCGAAACGACCGCTTTGACCAACCGTCCCCCTGATGGGACACCCGTTTTTGTCGGCATTCGCCCAGAACATTGGCATTTGTCTGAAGATGGCCAACCGCCAGTGCCCTTCCATGTCGGCTTCTCTGAATTCCTCGGCGGGGCAAGCTATCTCTACGGCAATATCGGTGAGAAGAGTTGCACCGTGAATGTGGAGAGAGGCGCCATCTCACCACGCGGTAGCATGCTGGGCCTCGGAGTGGACAAGAACCATATTTGTTTGTTTGATCAGGACGAACAGCGTATCCGTTAA
- a CDS encoding class I SAM-dependent methyltransferase: MTGQKATQRQLKATLALLDAVAKALDADIAIELWDGTRVSLGSNPAPDLIIRIADPGVIASLLRRPGLDRIIRPYIKGLIEIKGGTLYDVGLLFAFTPSRKRLKTISKSIILSFLTAFLFSPGVKLDASRSFSGDESDHGKSRPKSDETAFIQFHYDVGNDFYELFLDELRLYSCAYFTDWNNSLDQAQCDKLDMICRKLRLKPGERFLDIGCGWGALIFHAAETYGVQAHGITLSEAQLAHVREQIKARGLEDRVSVELKNYVDLEGPFDKIASVGMMEHVGEDNLDTYCATINRLLVDKGLFLNHAISRKAKKGKKRFSSRPEQRALQKYIFPGGELIDLGRTIASLEQNKFEVMDVEGWREHYQRTTKLWLDRLEANRDRAVALAGEEVYRIWTAYLAGSSLAFLRGSARLYQVLVSKNPKGPANLPPSRADLYR; this comes from the coding sequence ATGACAGGGCAAAAAGCAACACAAAGGCAATTGAAGGCGACCCTTGCCCTTCTTGACGCAGTGGCCAAGGCACTTGATGCCGACATCGCCATTGAACTCTGGGATGGAACCAGAGTGTCTCTGGGCAGCAACCCGGCCCCTGACCTGATCATCCGGATTGCCGATCCGGGTGTCATCGCCTCGTTGCTGCGCCGCCCCGGCCTTGATCGCATCATCCGCCCCTATATCAAGGGTCTCATCGAGATCAAGGGTGGCACGCTCTATGATGTGGGGCTGCTCTTCGCCTTCACCCCTTCGCGTAAACGCCTCAAGACAATATCAAAGAGCATCATCCTGTCTTTCCTCACTGCCTTCCTCTTCTCGCCCGGTGTCAAACTCGACGCCAGCCGGTCCTTTTCCGGAGACGAGAGTGACCATGGCAAAAGCCGACCCAAGAGCGACGAGACCGCGTTCATCCAGTTCCACTATGATGTCGGCAACGATTTCTACGAGCTGTTTCTTGATGAGCTGCGCCTCTATAGCTGCGCCTATTTCACCGATTGGAACAATTCGCTGGATCAGGCCCAGTGTGACAAGCTCGACATGATCTGCCGCAAGCTGCGCCTCAAACCGGGCGAACGGTTCCTAGATATTGGTTGCGGCTGGGGTGCCCTGATCTTCCATGCGGCCGAGACCTATGGCGTGCAGGCCCATGGCATCACCCTGTCCGAGGCCCAACTGGCCCACGTTCGTGAACAGATCAAGGCAAGGGGTCTTGAAGACCGCGTCAGTGTGGAGCTCAAGAATTATGTCGATCTGGAAGGCCCCTTTGACAAGATCGCCTCGGTTGGCATGATGGAGCATGTTGGGGAAGACAATCTCGACACCTATTGCGCCACCATTAACCGCCTTCTCGTCGACAAGGGGCTGTTTCTCAACCACGCCATATCCCGCAAGGCCAAGAAGGGGAAAAAGCGTTTTTCCTCGCGCCCCGAGCAGCGTGCGCTACAGAAATACATCTTTCCCGGTGGCGAGCTGATCGATCTGGGCCGGACCATTGCCAGCCTTGAGCAAAACAAGTTCGAGGTGATGGATGTGGAAGGCTGGCGGGAGCATTATCAGCGAACCACAAAACTCTGGCTTGATCGACTGGAGGCCAACCGTGACAGGGCGGTGGCATTGGCGGGTGAGGAAGTCTATCGCATCTGGACCGCCTATCTGGCCGGGTCATCCCTTGCCTTCCTACGCGGCTCGGCCCGTCTCTATCAGGTGCTTGTCAGCAAAAATCCCAAGGGACCGGCTAATTTGCCGCCAAGCCGGGCCGATCTGTATCGTTGA